Proteins encoded together in one Bradyrhizobium sp. CB82 window:
- a CDS encoding TIGR01459 family HAD-type hydrolase produces the protein MTALHFVESLRELVAGVDVVLSDIWGVVHNGLESFPEACEALHNFRQRGGTVVLITNAPRPADSVQRQLRKLGVADETYDAIVSSGDLTRLYVADHPGRKLFWLGPERDSSIHRGLDPVLAPLEEADYIVCTGLYDDETESAEDYRGMMLKARERKLTLVCANPDIVVERGDRLIYCAGAIAELYRELGGEVIFYGKPHRPIYERAMALAGERQGHQIDRRRVLAIGDSVRTDLTGAREFGIDCLFVTRGIHSEEFEGLDQLDPASVLELFGHPPKALMRELKW, from the coding sequence ATGACCGCGCTGCATTTCGTCGAGAGCCTGCGCGAGCTCGTCGCGGGCGTGGACGTCGTGCTCAGCGACATCTGGGGCGTGGTCCATAACGGGCTCGAGTCCTTCCCCGAAGCCTGCGAGGCGCTGCACAATTTCCGGCAGCGGGGTGGTACGGTCGTCCTGATCACCAACGCGCCGCGGCCGGCGGATTCGGTGCAGCGGCAATTGCGCAAGCTCGGCGTTGCCGACGAGACCTATGACGCCATCGTCTCCTCGGGCGATCTGACGCGGCTCTATGTCGCCGATCATCCCGGCCGCAAGCTGTTCTGGCTTGGCCCCGAACGCGACAGCTCGATCCATCGCGGGCTCGACCCAGTGCTCGCGCCGCTGGAGGAGGCCGACTACATCGTCTGCACCGGCCTTTATGACGACGAGACCGAGTCGGCGGAGGATTATCGCGGCATGATGTTGAAGGCGCGCGAGCGCAAGCTCACGCTGGTCTGTGCCAATCCTGACATCGTGGTCGAGCGCGGCGACCGGCTGATCTATTGCGCCGGCGCCATCGCCGAGCTCTACCGCGAGCTCGGCGGCGAGGTCATTTTCTACGGCAAGCCGCATCGGCCGATCTACGAGCGCGCGATGGCGCTCGCCGGCGAGCGCCAGGGCCATCAGATCGACCGCAGACGCGTTCTGGCGATCGGAGATTCCGTGCGCACCGACTTAACCGGCGCGCGCGAGTTCGGTATCGACTGCCTGTTCGTCACCCGCGGCATCCATTCCGAGGAGTTCGAGGGGCTCGACCAGCTCGATCCGGCCTCGGTGCTGGAGCTGTTCGGCCATCCGCCGAAGGCGCTGATGCGCGAATTGAAGTGGTGA
- a CDS encoding EAL domain-containing protein codes for MIRISTIFIAICMVLVAASLGLVLHSVAGINGTESAIVALTALTCLILYNAVSMRLRDRSDVGNQIADLSRGTADLARQVAEFGRRLAAVEGRVASANSANADRVQSVVGEINELGGLVKQLAATVATHDDLLATGAPAAQPEAGTAHEMLAAPEARPAATPPVPPASPTAPVATAGVRNQTQLLAALRNAIDENRIDIFLQPMVTLPQRKVRFYEAVTRVRDERDQFIAAEEFISIAEASGLIGRIDNMVMLRCVQVLRRLMVRNKDVGVFCNIAASTLGNSTTFAQCLDFLEANRALAPSLVLEFKQSTFRNLGPAETENLAALAQRGFRFSIDHFTDLRIEPRELADRGVRFIKVPAALLLDPKQASTSDIHPSDLSDLLGRFGIDLIAERIEGERAVVDLLDYDVRFGQGFLFAPPRPLRPEGASATAGAAPDQAQQQGSNGFAPSSSGETASAPPPQRITGNAALARRI; via the coding sequence ATGATCCGTATTTCTACGATCTTCATCGCCATCTGCATGGTGCTGGTCGCAGCTTCGCTCGGCCTCGTCCTGCATTCGGTGGCCGGCATCAACGGAACCGAATCCGCGATCGTGGCGCTGACCGCGCTGACCTGCCTGATCCTGTACAACGCGGTCTCGATGCGCCTGCGCGACCGCAGCGACGTCGGCAACCAGATCGCCGATCTGTCGCGCGGAACTGCCGATCTGGCCCGCCAGGTCGCCGAATTCGGCCGCCGCCTCGCGGCGGTCGAAGGGCGCGTCGCATCCGCCAATTCCGCCAACGCAGACCGCGTCCAGTCGGTGGTCGGCGAGATCAATGAGCTCGGCGGCCTCGTCAAGCAGCTCGCCGCCACCGTGGCGACGCATGATGACCTGCTGGCGACGGGCGCGCCCGCCGCGCAGCCGGAAGCCGGGACGGCGCATGAAATGCTGGCAGCGCCGGAGGCCAGGCCGGCCGCGACGCCCCCGGTTCCGCCGGCATCCCCGACTGCTCCCGTCGCGACCGCTGGTGTCCGCAACCAGACGCAACTGCTCGCGGCGCTGCGTAACGCGATCGACGAGAACCGTATCGACATCTTCCTCCAGCCGATGGTGACGCTGCCGCAGCGCAAGGTCCGCTTCTACGAGGCGGTGACGCGGGTGCGCGACGAGCGCGACCAGTTCATCGCGGCCGAGGAGTTCATCAGCATCGCGGAGGCCTCGGGGCTCATCGGACGCATCGACAACATGGTCATGTTGCGCTGTGTGCAGGTACTGCGCCGGCTGATGGTACGCAACAAGGACGTCGGCGTGTTCTGCAACATCGCGGCCTCCACACTCGGCAACTCCACGACATTTGCGCAATGCCTCGACTTCCTCGAGGCCAACCGGGCGCTCGCGCCCTCGCTGGTGCTCGAATTCAAGCAGTCGACATTCCGCAACCTTGGCCCGGCCGAAACAGAGAACCTCGCAGCTCTCGCCCAGCGCGGCTTCCGCTTCTCGATCGACCACTTCACGGACTTGCGCATCGAGCCGCGCGAGCTCGCCGACCGCGGCGTACGCTTCATCAAGGTGCCGGCAGCGCTGCTGCTCGATCCCAAACAGGCCTCCACCTCGGACATCCATCCATCCGACCTGTCCGACCTGCTCGGCCGCTTCGGCATCGACCTCATCGCCGAGCGGATCGAGGGCGAGCGCGCGGTGGTTGACTTGCTCGACTACGACGTACGATTCGGCCAGGGTTTCCTGTTCGCCCCACCCCGGCCATTGCGGCCGGAAGGTGCATCTGCTACCGCCGGAGCCGCGCCGGACCAGGCGCAGCAACAGGGATCCAATGGCTTTGCCCCGTCCAGCTCAGGCGAAACGGCTTCCGCGCCGCCGCCACAGCGCATCACCGGCAATGCGGCGCTCGCGCGCCGCATCTGA
- a CDS encoding YihY/virulence factor BrkB family protein, with product MMTPRREQLDDWLLVGATTVLVLTAERYFQDYVSSRSAAVEDRRNAEGNSPETNPARAALQPGRGRRSRSPFKIPFAGWKDILWRTYQRIDEDRLLATAGGVVFFGLLAIFPAVTALVSFYGLFANPSTISANLQTLAMMLPEGTFQIIEDQIGRVVSKGNTALGATFLFGLVLAIWSANAGVKSIIDALNVAYEEREKRSFIRLNLVSLAFTVGGIAALLLMVGAVVAFPLALNHLGLAPDSKLIVAMARWPLLFVILLVALAILYRFAPSRDAARWEWLSIGAVTASVLWIAGSALLSWYLSEFANYNATYGSLGAAIGLMMWMWMSAIVIMFGAELNSEIERQTLRDTTTGKPKPLGSRQAVSADTVGAAAPS from the coding sequence ATGATGACGCCACGGCGCGAGCAGCTCGACGATTGGCTGCTCGTCGGCGCCACGACGGTGTTGGTGCTGACGGCGGAACGCTACTTTCAGGACTACGTTTCGTCGCGATCCGCCGCTGTCGAGGACCGCCGCAACGCGGAAGGCAACTCGCCCGAAACCAATCCCGCTCGCGCCGCCTTGCAGCCCGGCCGTGGCCGCCGGTCCAGAAGCCCGTTCAAGATTCCCTTCGCCGGCTGGAAGGACATTCTCTGGCGTACCTACCAGCGCATCGACGAGGATCGCCTGCTCGCAACCGCCGGCGGCGTGGTCTTCTTTGGATTGCTCGCGATTTTTCCCGCCGTCACCGCGCTCGTCTCCTTTTATGGGCTGTTCGCCAACCCCTCCACCATCAGCGCCAACCTCCAGACGCTCGCGATGATGCTGCCCGAGGGCACGTTCCAGATCATCGAGGACCAGATCGGGCGGGTGGTGTCGAAGGGCAACACGGCGCTTGGCGCCACCTTTCTGTTCGGTCTGGTGCTGGCGATCTGGAGTGCCAATGCCGGCGTCAAATCGATCATCGACGCGCTCAACGTCGCTTATGAGGAGCGCGAAAAGCGCAGCTTCATCCGACTCAATCTGGTGTCGCTGGCTTTCACGGTCGGCGGCATTGCCGCGCTCCTCTTGATGGTCGGTGCCGTGGTCGCATTCCCGCTCGCGCTGAACCATCTCGGGCTCGCGCCGGACAGCAAGCTGATCGTCGCGATGGCGCGATGGCCGCTGCTGTTCGTCATCCTGCTGGTCGCGCTCGCCATCCTCTACCGCTTCGCGCCCAGCCGCGACGCCGCGCGCTGGGAATGGCTCAGCATCGGCGCGGTAACGGCATCCGTCCTGTGGATCGCCGGCTCGGCACTGCTCTCCTGGTATCTCTCGGAATTCGCCAACTACAACGCCACCTACGGTTCGCTGGGCGCAGCGATCGGGTTGATGATGTGGATGTGGATGTCCGCCATCGTCATCATGTTCGGAGCCGAGCTGAACTCGGAAATCGAGCGGCAGACCTTGCGGGATACCACCACGGGCAAGCCCAAGCCGCTCGGCAGCAGGCAGGCCGTCTCGGCCGATACGGTCGGCGCAGCCGCGCCGAGCTAA
- a CDS encoding phage holin family protein: MLAPSGELLRAGMALKLNHLKRVTRSYLRDRTSQATGKATSYAVAAGLFAVAGLFVIAAFFVGLMALFRWVELTYGMFWAFGAVGAVLLGLAAICAGFAMAQMKRRPKAVVPLASRLRVAIATPRIPRGTVKEAVKEVATTIPLVPLAPGEKGHRNSGSPVRGNRSVQLGLMLAAVGLLGLTAARRRRHSHRLDA; encoded by the coding sequence ATGCTTGCGCCATCGGGCGAATTGCTGCGCGCCGGAATGGCGCTCAAGCTCAACCACCTCAAGCGCGTCACGCGGTCGTATTTGCGCGATCGCACCAGCCAGGCCACCGGCAAGGCGACGTCCTATGCGGTGGCCGCCGGCCTCTTCGCGGTGGCAGGCCTGTTCGTCATCGCGGCCTTTTTCGTCGGGCTGATGGCGCTGTTCCGCTGGGTCGAGCTCACCTACGGAATGTTCTGGGCCTTCGGCGCCGTCGGCGCGGTGCTTCTGGGGCTGGCGGCGATCTGTGCCGGCTTCGCAATGGCCCAGATGAAGCGCCGGCCCAAAGCGGTCGTTCCGCTCGCAAGCCGGCTGCGGGTTGCGATTGCCACGCCCCGGATTCCGCGTGGAACGGTCAAGGAGGCCGTGAAGGAGGTCGCAACCACGATCCCGCTGGTGCCGCTCGCGCCGGGCGAAAAGGGCCATCGCAACAGCGGTTCGCCGGTCCGGGGCAACCGCTCGGTGCAGCTCGGCCTGATGCTCGCAGCCGTCGGCCTATTGGGTTTGACCGCGGCGCGCCGGAGGCGCCACAGCCATCGATTGGACGCATGA
- the prmB gene encoding 50S ribosomal protein L3 N(5)-glutamine methyltransferase — protein MAKASRKTTRGRAIPELAKVATGELVTLLDFVRYAVSRFNEAKLAFAHGTTDPVAEAAFLVCEALHLNPEQLETFTNARVTAAEGKSILALINARVTTRKPTAYLVNKIYMRGLPFYVDERVIVPRSFIGELLDSHFGGDGEAGSLIDDPIAVERVLDLCTGSGCLAILAAQHFPNAQVDAVDISKGAIEVAARNVADYALEDRVTLHRGDLFAPLGNARYDLIISNPPYVDAEGMASLPPECRAEPRLAFDGGADGLDVVRRILHQAPRYLTPEGGLLCEIGRGRDRIDEAFPELPLLWLDTEDSEGEVFWIAAADLG, from the coding sequence ATGGCAAAAGCATCCAGGAAGACCACGCGCGGGCGCGCCATACCGGAGCTTGCGAAGGTCGCAACCGGCGAGCTCGTGACGCTGCTCGATTTCGTCCGCTATGCGGTGAGCCGCTTCAATGAGGCCAAGCTTGCCTTCGCGCATGGCACGACCGATCCGGTGGCCGAGGCTGCCTTCCTGGTCTGCGAAGCCCTGCACCTCAATCCCGAGCAGCTCGAGACCTTTACCAATGCTCGCGTCACCGCGGCCGAAGGCAAGTCCATCCTTGCGCTGATCAATGCGCGCGTCACCACGCGCAAGCCGACCGCCTATCTCGTCAACAAGATCTATATGCGCGGCCTGCCCTTCTACGTCGACGAGCGCGTGATCGTACCGCGCTCCTTCATCGGCGAGCTCCTGGATTCGCATTTCGGCGGTGACGGCGAGGCCGGCTCGCTGATCGACGATCCGATTGCCGTCGAGCGCGTGCTCGATCTCTGCACCGGCTCCGGCTGCCTTGCGATCCTCGCTGCGCAGCACTTCCCGAATGCGCAAGTCGACGCCGTCGATATTTCCAAGGGGGCGATCGAAGTTGCCGCGCGCAACGTTGCCGACTATGCCCTCGAGGATCGCGTCACGCTCCATCGCGGTGACCTGTTCGCGCCGCTCGGCAACGCGCGCTACGATTTGATCATCTCAAACCCGCCCTACGTCGATGCGGAAGGGATGGCGTCACTGCCGCCGGAATGCCGCGCCGAACCAAGACTCGCCTTCGATGGCGGCGCCGACGGGCTCGATGTCGTGCGCCGCATCCTGCACCAGGCACCTCGGTACCTCACGCCCGAGGGCGGACTGCTGTGCGAGATCGGCCGCGGCCGCGACCGGATCGATGAGGCGTTCCCCGAACTGCCGCTGCTCTGGCTCGACACCGAGGACAGCGAGGGTGAGGTGTTCTGGATCGCGGCCGCCGATCTCGGCTGA
- a CDS encoding molybdenum cofactor biosynthesis protein MoaE, whose amino-acid sequence MSGPVTIRIQQDDFDVAREIAALTNDRTDIGAVVSFSGICRGDEGSAKISALTLEHYPGMAEEEIKRHVDEAISRWPLDGITVIHRVGRLTPGENIVLVVTASQHRQAAFQAAEFLMDYLKTSAPFWKKEESATGAGWVEANTRDDQAAARWTKS is encoded by the coding sequence ATGTCGGGCCCCGTCACCATCCGCATCCAGCAAGACGATTTCGACGTCGCGCGCGAGATCGCTGCGCTGACGAACGATCGCACCGACATCGGCGCGGTCGTGAGCTTCTCCGGCATCTGCCGCGGCGACGAGGGCAGCGCGAAGATTTCGGCGCTGACGCTGGAACACTATCCGGGCATGGCGGAAGAGGAGATCAAGCGCCACGTCGATGAGGCCATCTCGCGCTGGCCGCTCGACGGCATCACCGTCATACATCGCGTCGGCCGGCTCACGCCCGGCGAAAACATCGTGCTGGTGGTGACGGCCTCGCAGCATCGCCAGGCTGCGTTCCAGGCGGCCGAATTCCTGATGGACTACCTGAAAACAAGCGCGCCATTCTGGAAGAAGGAAGAGAGCGCCACCGGTGCCGGCTGGGTCGAGGCTAACACCCGCGACGACCAGGCGGCTGCACGCTGGACCAAATCCTGA
- the moaD gene encoding molybdopterin converting factor subunit 1 — protein sequence MKVKYFAWVRERIGKAEETIEPPAGVRTVEELIAWLSGRSEAYAHAFERPKVIRAAIDHAHVRPDAVIAGAREIAFFPPMTGG from the coding sequence ATGAAGGTGAAATATTTTGCCTGGGTGCGCGAGCGCATCGGCAAGGCGGAGGAGACGATCGAGCCGCCGGCCGGCGTGCGCACCGTCGAGGAGCTGATCGCCTGGCTCTCCGGCCGGAGCGAAGCCTATGCCCATGCGTTCGAGAGGCCGAAGGTGATCCGCGCCGCGATCGACCACGCCCATGTCAGGCCGGATGCGGTGATCGCCGGCGCCCGCGAAATCGCGTTTTTCCCGCCGATGACCGGCGGCTAG
- the pgsA gene encoding CDP-diacylglycerol--glycerol-3-phosphate 3-phosphatidyltransferase — protein sequence MNIATTRGAAKSSMSLPNILTYARIAAIPVVVGCIYAQSIMDGPLWLRWVAVAIFIAAGVTDYLDGYYARIWNQQSAFGRMLDPIADKLLVASCLLMLAADGIIHGWSLWAAIVILCREILVSGLREYLAALRVSVPVTKLAKWKTTVQLVAIGFLLAGEAGDQVVPVVTQIGLLLLWASALLTMYTGYDYFRAGIHHLIKEDEG from the coding sequence ATGAACATCGCCACGACACGGGGGGCCGCCAAGAGCTCGATGTCCCTTCCGAACATCCTGACCTATGCCCGGATCGCCGCGATCCCGGTGGTGGTGGGCTGCATCTACGCCCAGTCGATCATGGATGGGCCGCTATGGCTGCGCTGGGTGGCGGTTGCCATCTTCATCGCGGCGGGGGTGACGGATTACCTCGACGGCTATTACGCGCGGATCTGGAACCAGCAGTCGGCCTTCGGCCGGATGCTCGATCCGATCGCCGATAAGCTCCTGGTCGCCTCGTGCCTTCTGATGCTGGCCGCCGACGGCATCATCCACGGCTGGTCGCTGTGGGCCGCCATCGTGATCCTGTGCCGCGAGATCCTGGTGTCGGGCCTGCGCGAATATCTGGCGGCGCTGCGCGTCAGCGTCCCCGTGACCAAGCTCGCCAAATGGAAGACGACGGTCCAGCTGGTCGCGATCGGCTTCCTGCTCGCGGGCGAGGCCGGCGACCAGGTGGTGCCGGTGGTGACCCAGATCGGCCTGCTCTTGCTGTGGGCCTCCGCGCTGCTGACCATGTATACGGGCTACGATTATTTCCGCGCCGGCATCCATCACCTCATCAAGGAGGATGAGGGATGA
- the uvrC gene encoding excinuclease ABC subunit UvrC codes for MDHDTSDTPDTARARKARRGAAPDAPPQELTPPDVDPATNGSDDEDEARLPDILEEAGAVGEGPLATGHDAIERAVRLAPTSAGVYRMLNANNDVLYVGKAKNVKKRLSNYARVGAPQPARILRMIAATVAVEIVSTTTETEALLLEANLIKQLRPRFNVQLRDDKSFPYILITGDHWAPQILKHRGAQTRPGRYFGPFASAGAVNRTITALQRAFLIRSCTDSFFESRTRPCLLHQIRRCAGPCTREIDFPGYATLVREATDFLSGKSHAVKQELAGEMEKASGELEFERAALYRDRLAALSAIQSQQGINPRTVEEADVFAIHQEGGFSCVEVFFFRTGQNWGNRAYFPRAEKTFTPEEVLGSFLAQFYDDKPPPKVILLSHEIEESELLANALSIKARHKIEVSTPKRGEKKELVTHALTNAREALGRKLADTATQGRLLEAMATTLALPHPPKRIEVYDNSHIQGTNAVGAMIVAGPDGFVKNQYRKFNIKSEGLTPGDDYAMMREVLQRRFKRLLSPPEETTKAKDDDFPQWPDLVIIDGGRGQLNAIREIFEGLGLTQVSLMSVAKGPDRDAGRETLFMPGREAIKLEPRDPVLYFIQRLRDEAHRFVIGSHRKLRKKDIREAGLQEIPGIGPSRKRALLHHFGTLKEIERASITDLGKVPGVSAESARKIFEYFHPQPG; via the coding sequence ATGGATCACGATACCTCCGACACCCCGGACACCGCACGCGCGCGGAAGGCGCGGCGCGGCGCAGCGCCGGACGCCCCGCCGCAGGAGCTGACGCCGCCCGACGTCGATCCTGCGACGAATGGCAGCGACGACGAGGACGAGGCGCGGCTGCCGGATATCCTGGAAGAGGCCGGCGCGGTCGGCGAAGGTCCGCTTGCGACCGGACATGACGCGATCGAGCGCGCGGTGCGGCTCGCGCCCACCTCGGCGGGCGTCTATCGCATGCTCAATGCGAACAACGACGTGCTGTATGTCGGCAAGGCCAAGAACGTCAAAAAGCGCCTCTCCAACTACGCGCGCGTGGGTGCGCCGCAGCCGGCGCGGATTTTGCGCATGATCGCGGCGACCGTCGCGGTCGAGATCGTCTCGACCACGACCGAGACCGAGGCGCTGCTGCTCGAGGCCAACCTCATCAAGCAGCTCCGGCCACGCTTCAACGTGCAGCTCCGCGACGACAAGTCGTTTCCCTACATCCTGATCACCGGCGACCATTGGGCGCCGCAGATCCTCAAGCACCGCGGCGCGCAGACCCGGCCCGGACGCTATTTCGGCCCGTTCGCCTCCGCCGGCGCCGTCAACCGCACCATCACCGCGCTGCAACGCGCGTTCCTGATCCGCTCCTGCACCGATTCGTTTTTCGAAAGCCGCACCCGGCCCTGCCTTCTGCACCAGATCCGCCGCTGCGCCGGCCCATGCACCCGCGAGATCGACTTCCCGGGCTATGCGACGCTGGTGCGGGAAGCGACCGACTTCCTCTCCGGCAAGAGCCACGCCGTGAAGCAGGAGCTGGCGGGCGAGATGGAGAAAGCCTCGGGCGAGCTCGAATTCGAGCGCGCCGCGCTTTATCGCGACCGTCTCGCCGCGCTGTCGGCGATCCAGTCGCAGCAGGGCATCAATCCGCGCACCGTGGAAGAAGCCGACGTGTTCGCGATCCACCAGGAGGGTGGTTTCTCCTGTGTCGAGGTGTTCTTCTTCCGCACCGGGCAGAACTGGGGCAACCGCGCCTATTTTCCGCGCGCGGAAAAGACGTTCACGCCGGAAGAGGTACTGGGCTCGTTCCTCGCCCAGTTCTACGACGACAAGCCGCCGCCGAAGGTCATCCTGCTCTCGCACGAGATCGAGGAGAGCGAGCTGCTCGCCAACGCACTGTCGATCAAGGCCCGCCACAAGATCGAGGTCTCCACGCCCAAGCGCGGCGAGAAGAAGGAGCTCGTCACCCACGCGCTGACCAACGCGCGGGAGGCGCTGGGGCGGAAGCTCGCGGACACCGCGACACAGGGCCGGCTGCTCGAAGCGATGGCCACGACTCTTGCCCTGCCTCATCCCCCGAAGCGCATCGAGGTCTACGACAACAGCCATATCCAGGGCACCAACGCGGTCGGCGCCATGATCGTCGCGGGGCCCGACGGCTTCGTGAAGAACCAGTACCGCAAGTTCAACATCAAGTCGGAAGGGCTCACGCCCGGCGACGACTATGCGATGATGCGGGAAGTCTTGCAGCGCCGCTTCAAGCGGTTGCTCAGTCCGCCCGAAGAGACAACGAAAGCCAAGGACGACGACTTTCCGCAATGGCCCGACCTCGTGATCATCGACGGCGGCCGCGGCCAGCTCAACGCTATCAGGGAGATTTTCGAGGGCCTCGGGCTCACCCAGGTGTCGCTGATGTCGGTGGCCAAGGGGCCGGACCGCGATGCCGGCCGCGAGACGCTGTTCATGCCCGGCCGCGAGGCGATCAAGCTCGAACCGCGCGATCCCGTACTCTATTTCATTCAGAGGTTGCGCGACGAAGCCCACCGCTTCGTCATCGGTTCGCACCGCAAGCTGCGCAAGAAGGACATCCGTGAGGCCGGTTTGCAGGAAATTCCGGGCATCGGCCCGTCACGCAAACGTGCCTTGCTGCATCATTTCGGAACCTTGAAGGAGATCGAGCGGGCGTCGATCACCGATCTCGGCAAGGTTCCGGGGGTGAGCGCGGAAAGCGCCCGCAAGATATTCGAGTATTTCCATCCCCAGCCGGGGTGA
- a CDS encoding outer membrane protein, whose translation MKRLVMGAAALVAAGWSTSAGAADLNYGQRAPYTVNQPLNAYSWAGPYLGGNLGYEWGSVSNNPAKPAGFVGGIQAGYNFQNGPWVFGIEGDIQAAGADDTFAPWKFSNPWFGTVRGRAGYAFNNILFYGTAGLAFGELRAETFGWTESHTTAGWTAGVGAEFGIAQNWSAKIEYLFLDLSSSQFAITGVSNGYSASVVRAGVNYHF comes from the coding sequence ATGAAGAGGCTCGTTATGGGCGCTGCGGCTCTGGTTGCCGCGGGCTGGAGCACTTCGGCAGGGGCCGCCGATCTCAATTACGGACAGCGTGCGCCCTACACCGTCAACCAGCCGCTCAATGCCTATAGCTGGGCCGGTCCCTATCTCGGCGGCAATCTGGGCTATGAATGGGGCTCGGTGAGCAACAATCCCGCCAAGCCGGCCGGCTTCGTCGGCGGCATCCAGGCCGGCTACAATTTCCAGAACGGCCCGTGGGTGTTCGGCATAGAGGGCGATATCCAGGCGGCCGGCGCCGACGATACGTTCGCACCATGGAAGTTCTCCAATCCCTGGTTCGGCACCGTGCGCGGTCGCGCCGGCTACGCCTTCAACAACATCCTGTTCTACGGCACCGCCGGTCTTGCCTTCGGCGAGCTGCGTGCGGAGACTTTTGGCTGGACGGAATCGCACACCACGGCGGGCTGGACCGCAGGTGTCGGCGCCGAGTTCGGCATCGCGCAGAACTGGAGCGCCAAGATCGAATATCTCTTCCTCGATCTGTCCTCGAGCCAGTTCGCGATCACCGGCGTGTCGAATGGTTATAGCGCCAGCGTGGTGCGCGCCGGCGTGAACTATCACTTCTGA
- a CDS encoding cold-shock protein has translation MAMTGTVKFFNGERGYGFIKPDDGGRDVFVHITAVERAGLKDLTEGQRITFEVEPDKKGKGPKAVNLVILS, from the coding sequence ATGGCCATGACGGGCACGGTTAAATTTTTCAACGGCGAGCGCGGTTACGGCTTCATCAAGCCGGACGATGGCGGTCGCGACGTCTTCGTTCACATCACGGCGGTGGAGCGGGCGGGACTGAAGGACCTCACCGAAGGACAGCGTATCACTTTCGAAGTCGAGCCGGACAAGAAGGGCAAGGGACCCAAGGCGGTCAACCTGGTGATCCTCTCTTAG
- the rlmJ gene encoding 23S rRNA (adenine(2030)-N(6))-methyltransferase RlmJ: MNYRHAFHAGNFADVIKHIVLARILTYLQEKPAAFRVIDTHAGAGLYDLESDEARRGGEWLTGIARVMQARLSNEVVALTKPYLDIVRAFNPRGELKTYPGSPLIARGLLRPQDRLVACELEPKARRALIDVLRRDTQARVVDLDGWVALPAFVPPKERRGLVLIDPPFEAKDEFERLGEVFSETFAKWPTGIYVIWYPAKSRRATDALAQAVARATAAATPQGKCLRLEFSVAPQSADAPLVTTGLLIVNPPFTLQGELKTILPELEKPLGQGGAARFRLEAPKP, translated from the coding sequence ATGAACTACCGCCACGCCTTTCACGCCGGCAACTTCGCCGATGTCATCAAGCACATCGTGCTGGCGCGCATCCTGACCTATCTCCAGGAGAAGCCGGCCGCGTTCCGCGTCATCGACACTCATGCCGGCGCCGGCCTCTACGATCTCGAAAGCGACGAAGCGCGGCGCGGTGGCGAGTGGCTGACCGGCATCGCCCGCGTCATGCAGGCACGCCTGTCCAACGAGGTCGTCGCGCTCACAAAGCCCTATCTCGACATCGTCCGCGCCTTCAATCCGCGCGGCGAATTGAAGACCTATCCCGGATCGCCGCTGATCGCGCGCGGCCTGTTGCGACCGCAGGACCGCCTCGTCGCCTGCGAGCTCGAGCCGAAGGCGCGCAGGGCGCTGATCGATGTGCTACGCCGCGACACGCAGGCGCGCGTCGTCGATCTCGACGGCTGGGTTGCGCTGCCGGCTTTCGTGCCGCCGAAGGAGCGACGCGGTCTGGTGCTGATCGACCCGCCCTTCGAGGCCAAGGACGAGTTCGAGCGGCTCGGAGAGGTCTTCTCCGAAACGTTCGCCAAGTGGCCGACCGGCATCTACGTGATCTGGTATCCCGCCAAATCCAGGCGCGCCACCGACGCGCTCGCGCAAGCGGTGGCGCGGGCCACAGCCGCAGCCACACCCCAGGGGAAATGCCTGCGGCTCGAATTCAGCGTCGCACCGCAAAGTGCCGACGCACCACTCGTCACGACAGGGCTTTTGATCGTCAATCCGCCGTTTACGCTGCAGGGCGAGCTCAAGACCATTCTGCCGGAGCTCGAAAAGCCGCTCGGCCAGGGCGGCGCGGCCCGTTTCCGCCTGGAGGCACCGAAGCCCTAA